In one uncultured Methanoregula sp. genomic region, the following are encoded:
- a CDS encoding PIN domain-containing protein, translating to MKIYMDVCCLCRPFDDLQNRKIRLEAVAILTILDRCSQDWELVGSAVIDDEISRLADIEKRLKVEQKLTLISEYIELNETIFSRVREYQKAGLKLFDALHITCAESGKTIFLTTDNKIITLAGKIPAITITVQNPVHWLMEVSADENNQ from the coding sequence ATGAAAATCTACATGGATGTCTGTTGTTTATGCAGACCGTTTGATGATCTCCAGAACAGGAAAATCCGGCTGGAAGCGGTAGCGATCCTCACAATCCTTGACCGGTGCAGTCAGGACTGGGAACTGGTTGGTAGTGCAGTAATAGACGATGAAATCTCACGTCTCGCAGATATTGAAAAACGGCTGAAGGTCGAGCAGAAGCTTACGCTCATCAGCGAATATATCGAACTGAATGAGACAATTTTCAGCAGAGTAAGAGAGTACCAGAAAGCCGGTCTTAAACTGTTCGACGCTCTCCATATCACATGTGCAGAGAGCGGAAAAACTATTTTCCTCACAACAGATAATAAGATTATTACTCTGGCAGGAAAAATCCCTGCAATAACCATAACGGTACAGAACCCGGTACACTGGCTCATGGAGGTGTCGGCCGATGAAAACAATCAGTGA
- a CDS encoding DUF169 domain-containing protein has product MKSITAKKAGLAYPPVAILWSDTAPEKALRIKPGARACIMPFFASVLTKGKTAAFDRESYGCPGAKAGLGFGTGYPDAFGGAGFDFMSAFFCKGVESSSNREAYGAVVNRVPANERAKFLEGERLHTSPAKARKWMTEELPITDIKERYVIFTQLDKVNEGETPVVVVFAADPLQLVGLITLVAAVREGIDPVLVPPMAACQQIGAYAYHEARQDHPRAVLGNTDLAARLTVGAAIPENIFTLAVPYSLFLAMEEEARNGVFDGPIWKDLAAGTH; this is encoded by the coding sequence ATGAAAAGCATCACAGCGAAAAAAGCCGGTCTCGCATACCCGCCCGTTGCGATCCTCTGGAGCGATACTGCGCCGGAAAAGGCGCTCCGGATCAAGCCGGGTGCACGGGCCTGCATCATGCCATTCTTTGCCTCGGTCCTGACCAAAGGAAAGACCGCCGCGTTCGACCGTGAGTCCTACGGCTGCCCGGGTGCAAAAGCCGGCCTCGGCTTCGGCACCGGGTACCCGGATGCCTTCGGCGGGGCCGGGTTCGATTTCATGTCTGCCTTCTTCTGCAAAGGCGTGGAGAGCAGCAGCAACCGGGAAGCATACGGTGCGGTGGTAAACCGGGTTCCCGCAAACGAGCGGGCCAAGTTCCTTGAGGGCGAGCGCCTGCATACGTCCCCGGCAAAGGCAAGAAAATGGATGACGGAAGAGCTCCCGATCACGGATATCAAAGAACGCTATGTGATCTTCACCCAGCTCGATAAGGTGAATGAGGGAGAAACGCCGGTTGTTGTTGTCTTTGCTGCCGACCCACTCCAGCTTGTCGGGCTCATCACCCTGGTTGCCGCTGTCCGCGAAGGGATCGATCCGGTACTTGTCCCGCCGATGGCAGCCTGCCAGCAGATCGGGGCGTACGCGTATCACGAGGCCCGGCAGGACCATCCCCGTGCAGTGCTCGGGAACACGGACCTTGCAGCCCGGCTGACTGTCGGGGCAGCCATCCCGGAGAACATCTTCACGCTGGCCGTCCCGTACTCCCTCTTCCTTGCAATGGAAGAAGAAGCCAGAAACGGTGTATTCGACGGCCCGATCTGGAAGGATCTCGCGGCGGGCACGCACTGA
- a CDS encoding PQQ-binding-like beta-propeller repeat protein, with protein sequence MVEKFKFKHLFFLNYFSLLTFFFIFLFIICPPAYGQDNIQYSGKTLWTESKNYPQNSISISKDGTYTAAVVSNGVTVFDSKGSALWIRTPLGDSKTIWSTAIADEGRYIVAGSADKNAYFYDKDGNLLWSYATGLFGIPGREVAGVAISRDGRSIALGEGDGTIKLLNEKGSGLWSYSIKNERLSLNGVAISGDGNYIAALTDLYNTVYLFDRSGTLLWKNHYTDYEGFNEGHGVAISGDGRYIVVGCTNGYVYCFDRQGNLLWKTTPGTHIGPVAISDDGSFVVAGSEYNNIYLLDRDGKSLWKYPTSDTVEGVSITGDGSLIAGLVKDREAFVITNPDYIPQETGSSSDSSVPTHVIVSQKNSVNGGITFGPVLIAIILAFIVIIGTAIYLDKRKKDQRMAAVQKHKKTSHVTPEPRKHLNKPVKESTEFKDILSKPEPGTAHQVSTSFSKTPYSYSPIPQDLFERACRILEERYSDFPIKSRGIYIRKNLVKATLEILNSMPGKKLPQNCRDDTRENTPDGLDLRIKEYLDSDLRTANIITDLLESVGIASNIQVPSEKTGHLLKGSQLNPEWCWEPQNNNSTPGTTQTLSEIKDEIRTYRKSLGRNPDDPGTWRTYEKALLKLFSLDPDEYRCEKSIRDLLATHHRILSSERMTSRSGTGRKHCIISDEEVTSYIERNRDFDEYD encoded by the coding sequence ATCAAAAGATGGCACATATACTGCCGCGGTAGTATCAAACGGTGTAACGGTTTTTGACAGTAAAGGGTCTGCACTCTGGATCAGGACACCACTTGGGGATTCAAAGACAATATGGAGTACAGCAATCGCGGATGAGGGCCGGTATATTGTCGCAGGATCTGCCGATAAAAATGCCTATTTTTATGATAAAGATGGGAACCTTCTCTGGAGTTATGCGACAGGATTGTTCGGTATACCCGGAAGAGAAGTTGCCGGTGTCGCAATCTCCCGTGACGGTAGATCTATCGCGCTTGGCGAAGGAGATGGGACCATTAAGCTGCTCAACGAAAAAGGTTCGGGTCTCTGGAGTTATTCGATAAAGAATGAACGACTCTCTTTGAATGGTGTGGCAATTTCTGGTGATGGCAACTACATTGCAGCACTAACCGATCTTTACAATACGGTTTATCTTTTCGATAGATCAGGAACTCTTCTGTGGAAAAATCATTACACCGATTATGAAGGATTTAACGAAGGACACGGGGTTGCGATATCCGGAGACGGGAGATACATTGTCGTGGGATGCACGAATGGTTACGTATATTGTTTCGACCGGCAGGGAAATCTACTTTGGAAAACCACTCCCGGAACGCATATTGGACCTGTTGCCATCTCTGATGATGGATCCTTTGTTGTGGCTGGTTCGGAATATAATAATATCTATCTATTGGATCGAGACGGAAAAAGTCTCTGGAAATATCCCACCAGCGATACCGTAGAGGGAGTTTCAATAACGGGGGATGGTTCACTTATTGCCGGACTAGTAAAAGATCGTGAAGCCTTCGTTATCACGAATCCGGATTACATCCCGCAAGAAACAGGATCTTCATCGGATTCTTCAGTTCCTACCCATGTCATTGTCTCTCAAAAAAATTCGGTTAATGGAGGAATCACGTTTGGTCCGGTTCTTATAGCAATTATCCTCGCATTCATAGTTATCATTGGGACTGCGATTTACCTTGATAAAAGAAAAAAGGATCAGAGAATGGCGGCTGTCCAAAAACATAAAAAAACATCTCATGTTACTCCAGAACCGAGGAAACACTTGAATAAACCTGTGAAAGAGTCCACGGAATTCAAGGATATACTTAGTAAACCAGAACCAGGAACAGCCCATCAGGTAAGTACATCTTTTTCTAAAACCCCCTACTCCTACAGTCCAATACCGCAGGATCTTTTCGAGCGGGCTTGCAGGATCCTTGAAGAAAGGTATTCAGATTTTCCCATTAAAAGTCGGGGGATCTATATCCGGAAAAACCTTGTTAAGGCAACCTTGGAGATCCTGAATTCTATGCCGGGAAAGAAACTTCCCCAAAACTGCCGGGATGATACCAGGGAAAATACTCCCGATGGTCTTGACCTGCGGATAAAAGAATATCTGGACTCAGATCTTCGGACTGCCAATATTATCACGGATTTGCTTGAAAGTGTTGGAATTGCTTCGAATATTCAGGTTCCAAGCGAGAAAACCGGGCATCTTCTCAAGGGATCGCAATTGAATCCCGAATGGTGCTGGGAACCGCAGAATAACAATAGTACTCCAGGTACGACACAAACACTGTCTGAAATCAAAGATGAAATCCGGACGTACCGGAAATCTCTTGGTCGCAACCCGGATGATCCTGGGACCTGGAGAACATACGAGAAGGCGTTGTTAAAGTTATTTTCTCTTGATCCCGATGAATATCGATGTGAAAAGAGCATAAGAGATCTGCTTGCGACGCATCACAGGATCTTATCTTCCGAAAGAATGACAAGCAGATCCGGAACTGGAAGAAAACACTGCATTATTTCCGATGAGGAGGTGACTAGTTACATCGAAAGGAACAGGGATTTCGATGAATATGATTGA
- a CDS encoding DUF1828 domain-containing protein, whose amino-acid sequence MGDELMSVKAITKDFRQKVCDQIRVEAEGVDRYHVFTPFLFEDGDHLVIILKREHDKWILSDEGHTFMHLTYDLEDKDLRSGGRQKIISNALSAFSVEDRNGELMLSINNDQYGDALYSYIQAVLKISDVSYLSRERVRTTFMDDVREFVQEKIPKEHIQAEWHDPTHDPDCRYTADYMIETPSGPILIYALPNDDRVREATINLLMFEKWGLKFRSIGIFEDQEEINRKTLAKFSDICEKQFSNFGGNKDRFLKYVQESGGMATG is encoded by the coding sequence ATGGGGGATGAATTAATGTCGGTCAAAGCAATCACCAAGGATTTCCGGCAGAAAGTATGTGATCAGATACGCGTTGAAGCCGAAGGTGTAGATCGCTATCATGTATTCACCCCATTCCTCTTCGAAGATGGAGATCACTTAGTGATTATCCTGAAACGAGAGCATGATAAATGGATCCTGTCTGATGAGGGTCATACCTTTATGCACCTCACGTATGATCTTGAGGATAAGGATCTGCGAAGCGGTGGACGGCAGAAGATCATATCAAACGCACTCTCCGCATTCTCGGTTGAGGACCGTAACGGGGAGTTGATGCTGTCAATAAACAACGATCAGTACGGTGATGCTCTCTATAGTTATATTCAGGCAGTATTGAAAATATCGGACGTATCTTATCTCTCACGCGAACGAGTCCGTACTACTTTTATGGATGATGTCCGTGAGTTTGTTCAAGAGAAGATCCCTAAGGAACATATTCAGGCCGAGTGGCATGATCCAACGCATGATCCTGACTGCAGGTATACTGCAGATTATATGATCGAGACCCCGTCAGGCCCAATCCTTATCTATGCTTTACCGAATGATGACCGTGTCCGAGAAGCAACTATCAATCTTCTCATGTTCGAAAAATGGGGCTTAAAATTTCGATCCATAGGTATCTTTGAAGACCAGGAAGAGATCAATCGGAAAACTCTTGCGAAATTTTCTGACATATGCGAAAAACAATTCTCAAATTTTGGAGGAAATAAGGATCGTTTCCTGAAATATGTGCAGGAGTCCGGTGGAATGGCAACCGGATAA